A genomic region of Friedmanniella luteola contains the following coding sequences:
- a CDS encoding phosphatidylinositol mannoside acyltransferase yields MSHPPERTSRRLPDRARDATLRALHRTGWRVAARVPVPVVRAVAVVAARVAVRREGVHVATLRRNLGLATGTPASDAMVRAGVRSYLRTFWEVLALPGWSRAETLARVRTEGEERLRDAHAGPGCVVALPHSGNWDLAGAWACGTGMGVSTVAEQLSDAEFEAFLAFRRGLGMEVLSHRDRSAIPALAAALRRGRLVCLVADRDLDGSGVPVRWRDQPVTLPAGPAMVARRTGAVLLPAVCRYEGDQMVIRFGEPVRPRPGREGLVAMTQDVADFFAAQIAAAPQDWHMLQPFFAAAAAAAADGRRAG; encoded by the coding sequence ATGTCGCACCCGCCTGAGCGCACCTCCCGACGGCTGCCGGACCGCGCCCGCGACGCCACCCTGCGCGCGCTGCACCGGACGGGCTGGCGGGTCGCCGCGCGCGTGCCGGTCCCCGTCGTCCGGGCGGTCGCGGTGGTCGCCGCCCGGGTGGCCGTCCGCCGCGAGGGGGTGCACGTCGCCACGCTCCGCCGCAACCTCGGCCTGGCCACGGGCACGCCCGCGTCCGACGCCATGGTCCGGGCGGGCGTCCGGTCCTACCTGCGGACCTTCTGGGAGGTGCTCGCCCTGCCGGGGTGGAGCCGGGCGGAGACCCTCGCCCGCGTGCGGACCGAGGGGGAGGAGCGCCTCCGGGACGCCCATGCCGGCCCCGGCTGCGTGGTGGCCCTGCCGCACAGCGGCAACTGGGACCTCGCCGGCGCCTGGGCCTGCGGCACCGGGATGGGCGTCAGCACCGTGGCCGAGCAGCTCTCCGACGCCGAGTTCGAGGCCTTCCTCGCGTTCCGTCGCGGCCTGGGCATGGAGGTGCTGTCCCACCGCGACCGCAGCGCCATCCCCGCGCTGGCCGCGGCCCTGCGCCGGGGTCGGCTGGTCTGCCTGGTCGCCGACCGCGACCTCGACGGGTCGGGCGTGCCGGTGCGCTGGCGCGACCAGCCCGTCACCCTGCCGGCCGGCCCGGCGATGGTCGCGCGGCGCACCGGCGCGGTGCTGCTGCCGGCCGTCTGCCGCTACGAGGGCGACCAGATGGTCATCCGGTTCGGCGAGCCGGTCCGCCCGCGTCCCGGTCGGGAGGGCCTGGTGGCCATGACGCAGGACGTCGCCGACTTCTTCGCCGCGCAGATCGCCGCCGCGCCGCAGGACTGGCACATGCTGCAGCCGTTCTTCGCCGCCGCCGCCGCCGCCGCCGCCGACGGGCGGCGGGCGGGGTGA
- a CDS encoding glycosyltransferase family 4 protein: protein MSGRPLRVGLVCPYSFDHPGGVQNHVLGLAQHLRAQGHEPFVLGLGRPEMPPALAGRFTSAGSAVPVRYNGSVARVRFGPGSAARARRWLADGGFDLLHVHEPLTPSISILALWAAEVPVVATFHTATPRSRSMQLAGSTLRGTVDKIDAGVAVSEPAARVVRRYLGRDPQVIPNGFSYAEFGGGHHPAGGWRGGERPRLVFLGRVEEPRKGLGVLMAALPAVRAVHPDLEVVVAGRGHRALPGWVRRETSVSDVQKAALLAGADVFVAPHTARESFGIVLLEALASGAPVVASDLPAFTSLLAHDRDDRTAVGTLFPTGDADALAAAVLQVLASRDAVGAERGRRHARRFDWSVVGPAVEDVYAAVLRPTADADAPLTVPRRSAS, encoded by the coding sequence GTGAGCGGCCGTCCGCTGCGCGTCGGGCTGGTCTGCCCCTACTCCTTCGACCACCCCGGCGGGGTGCAGAACCACGTGCTCGGCCTGGCGCAGCACCTGCGCGCCCAGGGTCACGAGCCGTTCGTCCTGGGTCTCGGCCGTCCGGAGATGCCGCCCGCGCTGGCCGGCCGCTTCACCTCGGCCGGCTCCGCCGTCCCGGTCCGCTACAACGGCTCCGTCGCCCGGGTGCGCTTCGGCCCCGGGAGCGCGGCCCGGGCCCGGCGCTGGCTGGCCGACGGCGGCTTCGACCTCCTGCACGTGCACGAGCCGCTCACCCCGAGCATCTCCATCCTGGCGCTGTGGGCCGCCGAGGTGCCCGTCGTCGCCACCTTCCACACGGCCACGCCGCGCTCGCGCTCGATGCAGCTGGCGGGCAGCACCCTGCGCGGCACGGTCGACAAGATCGACGCCGGCGTCGCGGTCTCGGAGCCCGCGGCCCGGGTCGTCCGCCGCTACCTCGGCCGCGACCCGCAGGTCATCCCGAACGGCTTCAGCTACGCCGAGTTCGGCGGCGGCCACCACCCCGCCGGCGGCTGGCGGGGCGGGGAGCGGCCGCGGCTGGTGTTCCTCGGCCGGGTCGAGGAGCCGCGCAAGGGCCTGGGCGTGCTGATGGCGGCGCTGCCGGCCGTCCGGGCCGTCCACCCGGACCTCGAGGTGGTCGTCGCCGGGCGGGGCCACCGCGCCCTGCCCGGCTGGGTGCGCCGGGAGACCTCGGTGAGCGACGTCCAGAAGGCCGCCCTGCTGGCCGGCGCCGACGTCTTCGTCGCCCCGCACACGGCCCGGGAGAGCTTCGGGATCGTGCTGCTGGAGGCGCTGGCCAGCGGCGCACCGGTGGTCGCGTCCGACCTGCCGGCCTTCACGTCGCTGCTCGCGCACGACCGCGACGACCGCACGGCCGTCGGCACGCTGTTCCCGACCGGCGATGCCGACGCCCTCGCCGCCGCCGTGCTGCAGGTGCTCGCCTCCCGCGACGCCGTCGGGGCCGAGCGGGGCCGGCGGCACGCGCGCCGCTTCGACTGGTCGGTCGTGGGTCCGGCGGTGGAGGACGTGTACGCCGCCGTGCTGCGGCCGACGGCGGACGCCGACGCACCCCTGACCGTGCCCCGGCGGAGCGCGTCGTGA